The following are encoded together in the Myxococcus guangdongensis genome:
- a CDS encoding aldo/keto reductase — translation METRTLGKQGLKVSALGLGCMGMSDFYAGRDDAESEATLLHALDKGVTFFDTADMYGSGTNEELVGRVLKPHRAKVVLATKFGIVRDPNNPQARGINGKPEYVKQACEASLRRLGVDVIDLYYLHRLDATTPIEDTVGAMAQLVREGKVRHLGLSEVDADTLRRASKVHPIAALQSEYSLWSREPEDGVLQACRELGIGFVPYSPLGRGFLTGQLKRFEDLAADDYRRNSPRFQEENFTRNLELVAKVEALAKQKGCSPAQLALAWVLAQGQDLVPIPGTKRRKYLDENLGALAVKLSEKDLKDIDAVAPPGVAAGARYPTAMQTVLPKSGK, via the coding sequence ATGGAGACACGGACACTCGGCAAGCAGGGCCTGAAGGTGTCGGCCCTGGGCCTGGGCTGCATGGGGATGTCGGACTTCTACGCGGGCCGGGACGACGCGGAGTCGGAGGCCACGCTGCTGCACGCCCTGGACAAGGGCGTCACCTTCTTCGACACGGCGGACATGTACGGCTCCGGCACCAACGAGGAGCTGGTGGGCCGGGTGCTCAAGCCGCACCGGGCGAAGGTGGTGCTGGCCACCAAGTTCGGAATCGTCCGCGACCCGAACAACCCCCAGGCCCGCGGCATCAACGGCAAGCCCGAGTACGTGAAGCAGGCGTGCGAGGCCAGCCTGCGCCGGCTGGGGGTGGACGTCATCGACCTGTACTACCTGCACCGCCTGGACGCGACGACGCCCATCGAGGACACGGTGGGCGCCATGGCGCAGCTGGTGCGCGAGGGCAAGGTGCGGCACCTGGGCCTGTCGGAGGTGGACGCGGACACGCTGAGACGCGCGTCGAAGGTGCACCCCATCGCCGCGCTGCAGAGCGAGTACTCGCTGTGGAGCCGCGAGCCCGAGGACGGCGTGCTCCAGGCGTGCCGCGAGCTGGGCATCGGCTTCGTGCCGTACAGCCCGCTGGGACGCGGCTTCCTCACGGGGCAGCTCAAGCGCTTCGAGGACCTGGCCGCGGATGACTACCGCCGCAACTCGCCACGCTTCCAGGAGGAGAACTTCACGCGCAACCTGGAGCTGGTGGCGAAGGTGGAGGCGCTGGCGAAGCAGAAGGGGTGCTCACCGGCGCAGCTCGCGCTCGCGTGGGTGCTGGCCCAGGGGCAGGACCTGGTCCCCATCCCGGGCACCAAGCGCCGCAAGTACCTGGACGAGAACCTGGGGGCGCTCGCGGTGAAGCTCTCGGAGAAGGACTTGAAGGACATCGACGCCGTCGCGCCTCCGGGTGTCGCTGCGGGCGCGCGCTACCCGACGGCGATGCAGACCGTGCTGCCGAAGTCCGGCAAGTAG
- a CDS encoding radical SAM protein produces the protein MRYELHDGRILTWSLETHVVTHCNLRCVQCCPMSPHLPAWAVDPATLGADLTRLARVLKPNVFKLTGGEPFLHPDLAGVLDAVRASGISEQLSVTTNGLLAQSAPDAVYERLDRMTLSVYSSAPLTDASLSRITERCERHRVHLTVKRIDAFQQITPDAPLATDAEVREVHARCWLKVRCHLVHQGRFYSCTRPPHVATVLGPTYPQMPALGDVDGVRLDAPDLLERMLGLLERDTPLATCRYCLGASGPWKPHAQLPRARPAGAPA, from the coding sequence GTGCGTTACGAGCTGCACGACGGCCGAATCCTCACCTGGTCCCTGGAGACGCACGTCGTCACCCACTGCAACCTGCGCTGCGTGCAGTGTTGCCCCATGTCGCCGCACCTGCCCGCCTGGGCGGTGGACCCGGCCACCCTCGGCGCCGACCTCACCCGCCTCGCCCGGGTGCTCAAACCCAACGTCTTCAAGCTCACCGGCGGCGAGCCCTTCCTCCATCCCGACCTCGCCGGGGTCCTCGACGCCGTGCGCGCCTCCGGCATCTCCGAGCAGCTCTCCGTCACCACCAACGGCCTGCTCGCCCAGAGCGCTCCGGACGCCGTCTACGAGCGCCTGGACCGGATGACCCTGTCCGTCTACTCCTCGGCCCCGCTCACGGACGCGTCCCTGTCCCGCATCACCGAGCGCTGCGAGCGTCACCGCGTCCACCTCACCGTGAAGCGCATCGACGCCTTCCAGCAAATCACCCCGGACGCACCCCTCGCGACGGACGCCGAGGTCCGCGAGGTCCACGCGCGCTGCTGGCTCAAGGTCCGCTGCCACCTGGTCCACCAGGGCCGCTTCTACTCGTGCACCCGTCCACCTCACGTGGCCACGGTGCTCGGACCCACGTACCCCCAGATGCCCGCGCTCGGTGACGTGGATGGCGTGCGCCTGGACGCCCCAGACCTGCTGGAGCGCATGCTCGGCCTGCTGGAGCGGGACACGCCCCTGGCCACCTGCCGCTACTGCCTGGGCGCCAGCGGACCGTGGAAGCCCCACGCGCAGCTCCCTCGCGCGAGGCCCGCGGGCGCCCCCGCCTGA
- a CDS encoding asparagine synthase-related protein: MEPTAVAAFLNHALMPHQSLFEAVRRAAPPLPRVHRVHLRQEDDAQATMGGPPRFTTHREAQRQNDGQARLAAHCTAHRQEDGQAPAVAHDDDELARTLLSACSDAVAVRLREGARDVSLSGGVDSAVLCMLAARHAPGRIRAWSMDVHFADETERRNARTVARLAGVEHVDVPIPDAVLPELFEQAVLANESPILNARAIASFAFYAEARRHGASVMLSGAGADEVLMGNPGALTAAMARIEEDRRLVQTVLRPSVDKLRMGHSRLSAPGSAGAEEDRRRSLDAVDNLRASPPARVAEALTVDNVGTAPWSFSDTSASEEVCYAAWVLRELVLPPELRGARAHGITVHTPYLDTRCADVALALPESSLRREGVGKWLFRHAVRGLVPDEVRLARKTPRYGHTALSSPVRARWLELYREWLSPARMEPLGVILPQAPLTLLERYTRLAPDAPEASVVDRLLMRLSSLAMLHAHAVRLRSCPES; the protein is encoded by the coding sequence CTGGAGCCCACTGCCGTCGCCGCGTTCCTGAACCACGCGCTCATGCCGCACCAGAGCCTGTTCGAGGCAGTCCGCCGCGCGGCTCCGCCGCTGCCACGCGTTCATCGGGTTCATCTCCGACAGGAGGACGATGCACAGGCGACAATGGGGGGGCCACCCCGGTTCACCACGCATCGCGAGGCCCAGCGGCAGAATGACGGACAGGCCCGCCTCGCCGCGCATTGCACGGCCCACCGACAGGAGGACGGACAGGCGCCTGCCGTTGCTCACGATGACGATGAGCTCGCCCGGACGCTCCTGTCGGCATGCTCCGACGCCGTCGCCGTGAGACTGCGTGAAGGGGCACGGGACGTCAGCCTGAGTGGCGGCGTGGACAGCGCGGTGCTGTGCATGCTCGCGGCCCGCCACGCGCCGGGGCGGATTCGAGCCTGGAGCATGGACGTCCACTTCGCCGATGAGACGGAGCGCCGCAACGCGCGCACGGTGGCCCGGCTCGCGGGTGTGGAGCATGTGGACGTGCCGATCCCGGATGCCGTGCTGCCCGAGTTGTTCGAGCAAGCCGTCCTCGCCAACGAGAGTCCCATCCTCAACGCCCGAGCCATCGCGAGCTTCGCGTTCTACGCGGAGGCACGACGACACGGCGCCTCGGTGATGTTGAGCGGCGCCGGCGCGGACGAGGTGTTGATGGGCAATCCCGGCGCGCTCACGGCGGCCATGGCGCGCATCGAGGAGGACCGCCGACTCGTTCAAACGGTGCTTCGCCCCTCTGTGGACAAGTTGCGGATGGGCCACTCGCGCCTGTCCGCGCCCGGTTCGGCTGGCGCAGAGGAGGACCGACGGCGCTCTCTCGACGCTGTGGACAACTTGCGGGCAAGCCCTCCCGCGCGCGTCGCGGAGGCCCTCACTGTGGACAACGTGGGGACGGCCCCCTGGTCCTTCTCGGATACCTCCGCTTCCGAAGAGGTCTGTTACGCGGCCTGGGTCCTCCGTGAGCTGGTGCTACCTCCCGAGCTTCGCGGCGCACGTGCGCACGGCATCACCGTGCACACACCCTATCTCGACACACGCTGCGCGGACGTGGCGCTCGCGCTCCCCGAGTCCTCGCTCCGGCGCGAGGGCGTGGGCAAGTGGCTCTTCCGTCACGCGGTCCGCGGGCTCGTCCCCGATGAGGTCCGCCTCGCGCGCAAGACGCCCCGCTACGGACACACCGCGCTCTCCAGCCCCGTGCGAGCCCGCTGGCTCGAGCTCTATCGTGAATGGCTGTCCCCCGCGCGAATGGAGCCCCTCGGGGTCATCCTCCCGCAAGCTCCACTCACGCTCCTGGAGCGCTACACCCGCCTGGCCCCCGATGCACCGGAGGCGAGCGTCGTGGACCGCCTGTTGATGCGCTTGTCCTCCCTCGCCATGCTCCACGCGCACGCCGTGCGACTCCGCTCATGTCCCGAATCCTGA
- a CDS encoding glycosyltransferase: MSRILIATSPEKGHINPMMGIAQWLRRLGHTVGWLCIPEPSPQLSTLGVEVLHLPTAAHEAPGIETGGEALARLVRDEVALGKWIRGLLLDAVPALLEPVSEVVRAFRPDVMALDGMQYAAVLAAHREGIPWAGVSSALSLLEPMEDYGLRRNVRALASERAALFAQHGFDARFRNCECLSPRLNIIFATEDFLGPDAGLPPSTQLVGPSIPPEPRGDEVDFPWERLGARPVVYVSFGSQISWQPTLFRTIAEAAAPLGVTLVLSAGELADTDFSRALPGDVVAVPYTPQRQLLPRASAFISHGGANSVMEALTAGVPLLLLPVCNDQPIQAHFLQKSGAGLALSPDTLSVEGCRAALRQLLDASTPLRAKVSVIAKAYQARDGAKEAAERIAALVA; the protein is encoded by the coding sequence ATGTCCCGAATCCTGATCGCCACCTCCCCCGAGAAGGGCCACATCAACCCGATGATGGGCATCGCGCAGTGGCTGCGCCGCCTGGGACACACCGTGGGTTGGCTCTGCATTCCCGAGCCATCACCCCAGCTCTCGACGCTCGGCGTGGAGGTGCTCCACCTTCCCACCGCCGCGCACGAAGCTCCTGGCATCGAGACCGGAGGCGAGGCCCTGGCGCGACTGGTGCGTGACGAAGTCGCGCTCGGGAAGTGGATTCGCGGACTGCTGCTGGACGCGGTGCCCGCGCTGCTCGAGCCCGTGAGCGAGGTCGTCCGAGCCTTCCGTCCGGACGTCATGGCCCTGGATGGGATGCAGTACGCGGCGGTGCTCGCCGCGCATCGCGAAGGCATTCCCTGGGCCGGCGTGTCCTCCGCGCTCTCCCTGCTCGAACCGATGGAGGACTACGGCCTGCGCCGAAACGTGCGTGCCCTCGCGTCCGAGCGCGCCGCACTCTTCGCCCAGCACGGCTTCGACGCGCGCTTCCGCAACTGCGAGTGTCTCTCCCCGCGCCTCAACATCATCTTCGCCACCGAGGACTTCCTGGGGCCCGACGCGGGCCTCCCACCGTCCACGCAGCTCGTCGGCCCCTCGATTCCACCCGAGCCTCGAGGCGACGAGGTGGACTTCCCCTGGGAGCGGCTGGGCGCCAGGCCCGTGGTGTACGTGTCCTTCGGCAGCCAGATTTCGTGGCAGCCCACGTTGTTCCGCACCATCGCCGAGGCCGCCGCGCCCCTCGGTGTCACCCTGGTCCTCAGCGCCGGAGAGCTGGCCGACACGGACTTCTCGCGCGCGCTGCCCGGTGACGTGGTGGCGGTGCCCTATACGCCTCAACGTCAGCTCCTCCCACGAGCCTCCGCCTTCATCTCGCACGGCGGCGCCAACTCCGTGATGGAAGCGCTCACCGCGGGCGTCCCCCTGTTGCTGCTGCCTGTCTGCAATGACCAGCCCATCCAGGCCCACTTCCTCCAGAAGTCCGGCGCGGGACTCGCGCTGTCGCCCGACACCTTGAGCGTCGAGGGCTGTCGCGCCGCGCTCCGTCAGCTCCTCGATGCGAGTACACCCCTGCGCGCGAAGGTGTCCGTCATCGCCAAGGCCTACCAGGCGCGCGACGGCGCGAAGGAAGCCGCCGAGCGCATCGCCGCCCTCGTCGCATGA
- a CDS encoding ROK family protein: MKPLEVWNLPVLGHELWELLSTPRVEADRNAGVPEHELATRLMPALASALESLVHQHAVDAVWLSGGLACIDGFEQALTTATTKLGRPVVLADSPRFAPVHAGLGLLKSSVAAREALCLDVGQTSLKCASREALQVFERDITALPRLFIGMPRPEDGHHIIAAVRFLAGALRALAQDASVDALCLALPCPLDEALVPGGCTYGWEGHTTLVADILAEARLPGSGAVLVLNDAELAAEAARGAPRLASHRRILCLTLGFGPGGALLLRD; this comes from the coding sequence GTGAAACCGCTGGAGGTGTGGAACCTCCCGGTGCTCGGCCACGAGCTGTGGGAGCTGCTCAGCACGCCACGCGTCGAAGCGGACCGAAACGCCGGAGTCCCCGAGCACGAGCTCGCGACACGCTTGATGCCCGCGCTCGCGAGCGCACTCGAATCCCTGGTCCATCAGCACGCGGTGGACGCGGTGTGGCTCAGTGGCGGACTCGCGTGCATCGATGGTTTCGAGCAGGCGCTCACCACGGCCACGACGAAGCTCGGTCGTCCCGTGGTCCTCGCCGATTCCCCGCGCTTCGCGCCCGTGCATGCGGGCCTCGGGTTGCTGAAGTCCTCAGTCGCCGCACGCGAAGCGCTGTGCCTCGACGTGGGCCAGACGAGCCTCAAGTGCGCGAGCCGCGAGGCCCTCCAGGTCTTCGAGCGGGACATTACGGCGCTGCCTCGACTCTTCATCGGCATGCCTCGCCCCGAAGATGGACACCACATCATCGCGGCGGTGCGCTTCCTCGCGGGAGCACTGCGAGCCCTGGCCCAAGACGCCTCGGTCGACGCACTGTGCCTCGCGCTCCCGTGTCCTCTCGATGAGGCACTCGTTCCTGGCGGCTGCACCTACGGCTGGGAGGGACACACGACGCTCGTGGCCGACATCCTGGCCGAGGCGCGACTGCCAGGAAGCGGAGCGGTGCTCGTGCTCAACGACGCGGAGCTCGCAGCCGAGGCCGCGCGCGGCGCCCCCCGTCTCGCGAGTCATCGTCGCATCCTGTGCCTCACCCTCGGCTTCGGTCCGGGAGGCGCGCTGCTCCTGCGCGACTGA
- a CDS encoding tetratricopeptide repeat protein produces MNLPSPLRVLALTVLVTACATSPKPLPAPKPSEPRYVVGFLSLRPATPEAAEEARAQEARLLAALTELARNTPIDVVRPTVTVPASLEQAPALAREAKVNMLLWGDATVDAGKLTVKLSAFETLLSLPSSFWPMEYAAGDAKRPEALSLDALRLSQAVLQETLLPMMMLDQPTNTRAVLDVLVVKHPKDWVDWNMDIIQRRWGMLGRLLRDGALTEKGYRAALDDVLAWRKDHAATPSSDIKEAFYSVGLARGLLLQGKPQAVVDLLSPIVERMPKDLESRLLLGRAQLALGRTEDTANTLEPLAREGTSVGATRIYVAAVTALPAGTSRANMALDTLVEKNPEDAMAHLLRHLTAPGTRDASALKSFTATHPGEDWPLPLARYLTGEAPTFGPDPDEGDPTDHGVRLRRIQLHSYLGEAALAGRLPGKAGVVDPKVARQHFEAALATHAFHHPTYDVADFQLEQLARTPPTEGP; encoded by the coding sequence ATGAACCTCCCCTCCCCGCTCCGAGTCCTCGCGCTGACGGTCCTCGTCACCGCCTGCGCCACGTCGCCCAAGCCCCTCCCCGCGCCCAAGCCGAGCGAGCCTCGCTACGTCGTCGGCTTCCTCTCCCTGCGCCCCGCCACCCCCGAGGCGGCCGAGGAGGCCCGAGCCCAGGAAGCACGCCTCCTCGCCGCGCTGACCGAGCTGGCCCGGAACACCCCCATCGACGTGGTCCGCCCCACCGTGACGGTGCCAGCCTCGCTCGAACAGGCACCCGCGCTCGCCCGTGAGGCGAAGGTGAACATGCTGCTCTGGGGTGACGCCACGGTGGACGCGGGCAAGCTCACGGTGAAGCTGAGCGCCTTCGAGACGCTGCTTTCCCTGCCCTCGTCGTTCTGGCCCATGGAGTACGCCGCCGGCGACGCGAAGCGACCCGAGGCCCTGTCACTGGACGCCCTGCGTCTCTCGCAGGCGGTGCTCCAGGAGACGCTGCTGCCGATGATGATGCTCGACCAGCCGACGAACACGCGCGCGGTGCTGGACGTGCTCGTGGTGAAGCACCCCAAGGACTGGGTCGACTGGAACATGGACATCATCCAGCGACGCTGGGGCATGCTGGGCCGGCTCCTGCGTGACGGCGCGCTGACGGAGAAGGGGTACCGGGCCGCGCTCGACGACGTCCTCGCCTGGCGCAAGGACCACGCGGCCACGCCGAGCTCGGACATCAAGGAAGCCTTCTACAGCGTCGGGCTCGCCCGGGGACTGTTGTTGCAAGGCAAGCCCCAGGCCGTGGTGGACCTGCTCTCGCCCATCGTCGAGCGCATGCCGAAAGACCTCGAGTCCCGCCTGCTCCTCGGCCGCGCCCAGCTCGCCCTGGGCCGCACGGAGGACACGGCGAACACCCTGGAGCCGCTCGCGCGCGAGGGCACGTCCGTTGGCGCCACCCGCATCTATGTGGCAGCGGTGACTGCATTGCCCGCTGGAACGTCCCGCGCGAACATGGCGCTCGACACGCTGGTGGAGAAGAACCCGGAGGACGCCATGGCGCATCTGCTCCGTCACCTCACGGCTCCGGGCACTCGGGATGCCTCCGCGCTGAAGTCCTTCACCGCCACTCATCCCGGCGAGGACTGGCCGCTCCCCCTGGCGCGCTACCTCACGGGCGAGGCCCCGACCTTCGGACCCGACCCGGACGAAGGGGACCCGACAGACCACGGCGTACGCCTGCGCCGCATCCAGCTCCACTCCTACCTGGGCGAGGCCGCGCTCGCGGGTCGACTCCCAGGCAAGGCAGGTGTCGTCGACCCCAAGGTGGCCCGACAGCACTTCGAGGCCGCCCTGGCCACGCACGCCTTCCACCATCCCACCTACGACGTGGCGGACTTCCAGCTCGAGCAGCTCGCTCGGACACCGCCGACCGAGGGGCCCTGA
- a CDS encoding S1C family serine protease: protein MSTDLSSLSQSLASVVERTAPSVVRVDARRRRSATGIVWSADGLILTTSQVAEHDSHLQVSLADGRTLPAELIGRDGSTDIALLKVDATGLTPLPPAPLDGVKVGHLVVTVARPGRTARATLGMVSAHGEGWRTHAGGRVDRYLETDADLPPGFSGGALVDAAGQLVGVLSAAFSRTAAVVIPHDTLTRVTSSLREDGGIRRGYLGVGAYPVKLPQHQWAAAGTEAGLIFLSVDPEGPAQKAGLLIGDVLVSLDGQALHRVEDLLGYLGDAKSGTSIQARVLRAGEMKEVPMTLGRRS from the coding sequence ATGTCCACCGACCTCTCCTCCCTCTCCCAATCCCTCGCCTCCGTGGTGGAGCGCACCGCGCCGAGCGTCGTCCGCGTGGACGCCCGCCGTCGTCGCAGCGCCACCGGCATCGTCTGGAGCGCCGACGGGCTCATCCTCACCACCAGCCAGGTCGCCGAGCACGACAGCCACCTCCAGGTCAGCCTGGCCGACGGGCGCACCCTCCCCGCCGAGCTCATCGGTCGGGACGGCAGCACCGACATCGCGCTGCTGAAGGTCGACGCGACGGGACTCACACCGCTCCCCCCCGCGCCGCTGGACGGCGTGAAGGTGGGGCACCTCGTCGTCACCGTCGCGCGACCTGGGCGCACGGCGCGGGCCACGCTCGGCATGGTGAGCGCGCACGGCGAGGGCTGGCGCACGCACGCCGGGGGTCGCGTGGACCGCTATCTCGAGACGGACGCGGACCTGCCGCCCGGCTTCTCCGGTGGCGCGCTGGTGGATGCGGCGGGGCAGCTCGTCGGCGTGCTCTCCGCGGCCTTCTCGCGCACCGCGGCGGTGGTCATCCCGCACGACACGCTGACGCGGGTGACGTCGTCGCTGCGAGAGGACGGCGGCATCCGCAGGGGTTACCTGGGCGTGGGCGCGTATCCCGTGAAGCTGCCGCAGCACCAGTGGGCGGCGGCCGGGACGGAGGCGGGGCTCATCTTCCTCTCCGTCGACCCGGAGGGTCCCGCGCAGAAGGCCGGGCTGCTGATTGGCGACGTGCTGGTGAGCCTGGACGGACAGGCGCTCCACCGCGTGGAGGACCTGCTCGGCTACCTGGGCGACGCGAAGTCGGGCACCTCCATCCAGGCGCGCGTGCTCCGCGCCGGAGAGATGAAGGAAGTGCCCATGACGCTGGGCCGGCGCTCCTGA
- a CDS encoding S1C family serine protease — translation MKLLQQFSDDLETLVSRASPAVVGVEHARGHGTGLFLTPDGYVLTNRHVVMRGSRKLTVQLSNGEELRGSLVGGDAPTDLAVVRAEGTDFPTLPLAAPETVRVGQLVLAIGNPFRLEQSVALGVVSAVNRSVTLPDGVILEGMLQTDAAINPGNSGGPLINTRGEVVGLNTLVLPYAQGIGFAVSATTAAWVASLLIQRGKVERRFLGIAAAAVNLGAEHVRDLGQPRAVRVIKVQGGTPADDAGLQPEDLLLAINRRPVSSVDDLQRLMALATDDEVSLEVLRKGRRKTVAARTRPRIEPVAA, via the coding sequence ATGAAACTCCTGCAACAGTTCTCGGATGACCTGGAGACGCTGGTCTCGCGCGCCTCGCCCGCGGTGGTGGGCGTGGAGCACGCGCGAGGCCATGGCACGGGGCTCTTCCTCACGCCGGATGGCTACGTCCTCACCAACCGCCACGTCGTCATGCGCGGCTCACGCAAGCTGACGGTGCAGTTGTCGAATGGAGAGGAGCTGCGCGGCTCGCTGGTGGGAGGCGACGCGCCCACGGACCTCGCGGTGGTGCGCGCGGAGGGGACGGACTTCCCGACGCTGCCACTCGCCGCGCCGGAGACGGTGCGCGTGGGCCAGCTGGTGCTGGCCATCGGCAACCCGTTCCGGTTGGAGCAGTCGGTGGCGCTCGGCGTGGTGAGCGCGGTGAACCGGAGCGTCACGCTGCCGGACGGCGTCATCCTGGAGGGCATGCTCCAGACGGACGCGGCCATCAATCCGGGCAACTCCGGCGGGCCGCTCATCAACACGCGGGGCGAGGTGGTGGGACTCAACACGCTGGTGCTGCCTTACGCGCAGGGCATCGGCTTCGCGGTGAGCGCCACCACGGCCGCGTGGGTGGCCAGTCTGCTCATCCAGCGTGGGAAGGTGGAGCGGCGCTTCCTGGGCATCGCGGCGGCGGCGGTGAACCTGGGCGCGGAGCACGTGCGAGACCTCGGCCAGCCCCGGGCCGTGCGGGTCATCAAGGTGCAGGGTGGGACTCCCGCGGATGACGCGGGGCTCCAGCCGGAGGATCTGCTGCTCGCCATCAACCGACGGCCGGTGAGCAGCGTGGACGACCTCCAGCGACTGATGGCCCTGGCGACGGATGACGAGGTCTCGCTGGAGGTGCTGCGCAAGGGACGGCGCAAGACCGTCGCTGCGCGCACGCGGCCCCGCATCGAGCCGGTGGCCGCGTGA
- a CDS encoding type II secretion system protein GspG: MTESVPRRPLSRALRQAGLALLWVAGLGGLVLFAMLLVSVEVCSEAARRDRAAIDLSAIQGALLIHQEQHRRLPTEAEGLKLLVEHQALQALPMDPWQNAYEYTVRDGQVLLRSLGADGDLGGEGSDADIELSFPVETLRDGGPTP, encoded by the coding sequence ATGACCGAATCCGTCCCTCGTCGCCCGTTGTCACGAGCACTCCGACAAGCTGGCCTCGCGCTGCTGTGGGTCGCGGGGCTCGGCGGGCTGGTGTTGTTCGCGATGCTCCTGGTCTCCGTGGAGGTCTGCTCCGAGGCCGCACGACGCGACCGCGCGGCAATCGACCTGAGCGCCATCCAAGGGGCGCTCCTCATCCACCAGGAGCAACACCGCCGTCTCCCCACGGAGGCCGAAGGGCTCAAGCTGCTCGTCGAGCACCAGGCGCTCCAGGCCCTACCGATGGACCCGTGGCAAAACGCCTACGAGTACACGGTGCGCGACGGACAGGTGCTGCTGCGCAGCCTCGGCGCCGATGGAGACCTCGGCGGCGAAGGAAGCGACGCGGACATCGAGCTGAGCTTCCCCGTGGAGACACTCCGCGACGGCGGGCCGACGCCATGA
- a CDS encoding UBP-type zinc finger domain-containing protein: protein MATECKHIEQAGNPEPRTNGCEECLKMNAQWVHLRRCLECGHVGCCDSSPNKHATKHFHQTKHPVVQSFEPGETWVWCFEDRLFMDDRPEQQEGSRV from the coding sequence ATGGCGACCGAGTGCAAGCACATCGAGCAGGCGGGCAACCCCGAGCCGCGGACCAACGGCTGCGAGGAGTGCCTGAAGATGAATGCCCAGTGGGTCCACCTCCGTCGCTGCCTGGAGTGTGGGCACGTGGGGTGCTGCGACTCGTCGCCGAACAAGCACGCGACGAAGCACTTCCATCAGACGAAGCACCCGGTGGTGCAGTCGTTCGAGCCGGGTGAGACGTGGGTGTGGTGCTTCGAGGACCGGCTCTTCATGGACGACAGGCCGGAGCAGCAAGAAGGCTCTCGCGTCTAG
- a CDS encoding MFS transporter: MPPDTPSVAYASTRGRGVLLASVLGSGMAFLDSTAVNVALPALGRELHTGLAGLQWAVDAYLLTLGSLVLTGGALGDAWGQRRVFVLGLVAFTLMSVLCGLAPNAWTLALFRAAQGMGAALLVPASLALLRTSFPEADRQRAVAAWAGLSGVTTALGPLLGGWLVDAASWRWVFFLNIPIAVLAVWAALRYVPDDRPTRDTRRLDLAGSVTAALGLGGVIYALIEGPSRGWSIAPVLAAVGGLALLGAFLGIEARAKHPMLPLGLFRSRTFSGANLTTLAVYFALGGVSFLLILALQQQLGYSALAAGASLLPITVLLLTLSPLVGRLAGRIGARPLMTVGPLLAGVGMALLTRLHRGGGYVDTVLPGVLVLGLGLSLTVGPLTAVVLGAVEDRHAGIASGVNNAVARIAGLLAVALLPLLGGLANKTGDAFLQGTREALWVSAGLCGVGALCSLLLLPRDVGRVEPRPPRSERPSAPGKPLRV, encoded by the coding sequence ATGCCTCCCGACACCCCGTCCGTGGCCTACGCCAGCACCCGTGGGCGCGGAGTGCTGCTGGCCAGCGTGCTCGGCAGCGGCATGGCCTTCCTCGACTCCACGGCGGTCAACGTCGCGTTGCCCGCGCTCGGGCGCGAGCTCCACACGGGGCTCGCTGGCCTCCAATGGGCCGTGGATGCGTATCTGCTCACGCTCGGCTCCCTGGTGCTCACCGGCGGCGCGCTCGGCGATGCGTGGGGACAGCGACGCGTCTTCGTGCTCGGCCTGGTGGCCTTCACGCTCATGTCCGTGCTCTGTGGACTCGCACCCAACGCCTGGACGCTCGCCCTCTTCCGGGCGGCGCAAGGCATGGGCGCGGCGCTGCTGGTGCCCGCGAGCCTCGCGCTGCTGCGCACCTCCTTCCCGGAAGCGGACCGACAGCGCGCCGTGGCCGCGTGGGCGGGGCTCTCGGGTGTCACCACGGCCTTGGGTCCGCTGCTCGGTGGCTGGTTGGTGGACGCCGCGTCCTGGCGCTGGGTGTTCTTCCTCAACATCCCCATCGCCGTGCTCGCCGTCTGGGCGGCCCTCCGCTACGTGCCGGATGACCGGCCCACGCGAGACACCCGGAGACTGGACCTCGCCGGCTCCGTCACCGCCGCGCTCGGTCTGGGCGGCGTCATCTACGCGCTCATCGAAGGTCCCTCGCGGGGCTGGTCCATCGCGCCCGTGCTCGCCGCCGTGGGAGGCCTCGCGCTCCTGGGAGCGTTCCTTGGCATCGAAGCACGCGCGAAACACCCGATGCTCCCACTCGGACTGTTCCGCTCGCGGACGTTCTCCGGCGCCAACCTCACCACGCTCGCGGTGTACTTCGCGCTGGGCGGCGTGAGCTTCCTGCTCATCCTCGCGTTGCAGCAACAACTCGGCTACTCGGCGCTCGCCGCGGGCGCATCCCTGCTGCCCATCACCGTGCTGCTGCTCACCCTGTCTCCGCTGGTGGGAAGACTCGCGGGACGCATCGGCGCGAGACCGTTGATGACGGTGGGGCCGCTGCTCGCGGGCGTGGGCATGGCGCTGCTCACGCGGCTGCACCGTGGCGGTGGCTACGTGGACACGGTGCTGCCAGGGGTCCTCGTGTTGGGCCTGGGCTTGAGCCTCACCGTGGGACCGCTGACGGCGGTGGTGCTCGGCGCGGTGGAGGACCGACACGCGGGCATCGCCTCGGGCGTGAACAACGCGGTGGCGCGCATCGCGGGGCTGCTCGCGGTGGCGCTGTTGCCGTTGCTCGGTGGGCTCGCGAACAAGACAGGGGACGCGTTCCTCCAGGGAACGCGCGAGGCACTGTGGGTCTCCGCGGGACTGTGTGGAGTGGGAGCGCTGTGCTCCCTGCTCCTGTTGCCTCGTGACGTCGGTCGGGTGGAGCCAAGGCCACCTCGCTCCGAGCGCCCCTCCGCTCCAGGGAAACCTTTACGCGTGTGA